In the genome of Halobacterium noricense, one region contains:
- a CDS encoding FkbM family methyltransferase, whose amino-acid sequence MIKTLFQTLYDFAIRPYLPGKIVVHNGVAVRSGKLLDATDVKPHYEESLIAAMRDRIDPGDEVVIVGGGRGVSTVIAQRCAGLSGSVTVFEGAAVQVTQIKETLELNQAAAGTTVNHAIVGDPTELWNDSEDAERVPPESLPDCDILVLDCEGSEVSILEDATLPEIVIVETHGIFDAPTDETRAILRSRGMTIENDRIEIEDEDVHVLTAVS is encoded by the coding sequence ATGATAAAGACTCTTTTTCAGACGTTGTATGACTTCGCTATCCGTCCATATCTCCCTGGAAAGATTGTTGTTCATAACGGCGTCGCCGTCCGCTCAGGGAAACTCTTAGACGCAACTGATGTCAAACCACACTACGAGGAGTCTCTGATTGCGGCGATGCGGGACCGTATCGACCCAGGCGATGAGGTTGTCATTGTTGGAGGCGGTCGTGGTGTGTCGACGGTCATCGCCCAACGGTGTGCAGGCCTAAGTGGTAGTGTGACCGTCTTTGAAGGAGCGGCAGTACAGGTCACCCAAATCAAGGAGACACTCGAACTTAACCAAGCAGCAGCGGGCACTACTGTCAATCACGCTATCGTTGGAGACCCAACGGAACTTTGGAACGACTCGGAGGACGCAGAAAGGGTCCCTCCAGAGTCGCTTCCAGACTGCGATATACTGGTACTTGACTGTGAAGGTTCCGAAGTGAGTATCCTAGAAGACGCAACTCTCCCGGAAATTGTCATCGTCGAAACGCATGGTATCTTCGACGCGCCTACTGATGAGACTCGTGCAATTCTACGATCAAGGGGGATGACTATCGAGAACGACCGTATCGAGATAGAGGATGAGGACGTTCATGTCCTCACGGCGGTGTCGTAA
- a CDS encoding alkaline phosphatase family protein: protein MTATEWAKQTVGDLRSDGIDGARRAGRQLWKGAFRRLDWFDNGTPIYERDWDVLIVLDACRYDLMEEVYHEYGFLETLESFHSVGSSSSEWMRRNFTEEYREEIERTVHVTGNPNSAESIPVRNFDVFDEVWEYEWDESLGTIRPDAITDRAISLHRAHNPNRMLLHYMQPHHPFVENPLGEGFGATSPWGLLREGKIERNTVWRRYRQNLRYVLESLSVLMRNMDAQNVIITSDHGNLLGEYRMYEHPAKIAVPELRMVPWCETTAEDYSEYEPTLEPPTEIEDNMAESRLKDLGYL from the coding sequence ATGACAGCAACGGAATGGGCTAAGCAGACCGTCGGGGACCTGCGTTCAGATGGAATTGATGGTGCGAGACGAGCTGGACGCCAACTTTGGAAGGGGGCCTTCAGACGTCTCGACTGGTTCGACAACGGCACACCGATTTACGAGCGGGACTGGGACGTTCTGATCGTTCTCGACGCGTGCCGGTACGACCTCATGGAGGAAGTATATCACGAGTACGGCTTCCTTGAGACATTAGAGTCGTTTCACTCGGTCGGAAGCTCGTCTTCGGAATGGATGCGGAGAAATTTCACGGAGGAATACCGTGAAGAAATTGAGAGAACTGTCCACGTGACCGGGAATCCGAACTCCGCTGAGAGTATCCCTGTTCGAAACTTTGATGTCTTTGATGAAGTGTGGGAGTACGAGTGGGATGAATCGCTGGGGACAATACGACCAGACGCAATCACTGACCGAGCCATCTCACTACACCGGGCGCACAACCCTAACAGAATGCTCCTCCATTATATGCAACCCCATCATCCGTTTGTAGAAAATCCACTCGGAGAAGGATTCGGGGCAACGAGTCCATGGGGCTTGCTAAGAGAAGGGAAGATTGAGCGTAACACCGTCTGGCGAAGATATCGCCAGAATCTCAGATACGTGCTTGAATCTCTCTCGGTCCTCATGCGGAACATGGATGCACAGAATGTCATCATAACCTCTGATCATGGAAATTTACTCGGTGAATACAGAATGTACGAACATCCAGCAAAAATAGCAGTACCAGAACTTCGCATGGTCCCCTGGTGCGAGACGACAGCAGAAGATTACAGCGAGTACGAACCGACGTTGGAACCGCCAACAGAAATAGAAGACAATATGGCTGAAAGCCGACTTAAGGACCTAGGATACTTATGA
- a CDS encoding LTA synthase family protein codes for MPKDITEAARAAHADHPDKRLVIHYLQPHRPFITSDIGFNERFADNPWEALGNGEIDRETVWQLYRANLDAVFDEAYELGQELPGRAVMTSDHGNLLGERVWPFPVKLYGHPEGVRHPGLVEVPWAVLSSNQRPRITDEGVTSMTDSEEEGVRDHLRDLGYT; via the coding sequence ATGCCTAAGGACATTACCGAGGCGGCTCGGGCCGCGCATGCTGACCACCCAGACAAGCGGCTCGTCATTCACTATTTGCAGCCACACCGGCCGTTCATAACATCCGATATCGGGTTCAACGAACGATTTGCCGACAATCCGTGGGAGGCACTGGGTAACGGTGAGATTGACCGCGAAACCGTGTGGCAATTATACCGGGCCAATCTGGACGCTGTGTTCGACGAAGCGTATGAGCTGGGACAGGAGTTACCTGGACGCGCGGTGATGACGTCGGATCATGGGAATTTGTTAGGTGAGCGTGTGTGGCCTTTCCCTGTCAAACTGTACGGTCATCCGGAGGGCGTCCGTCACCCTGGGTTAGTTGAGGTACCCTGGGCCGTACTGAGCAGTAATCAGCGACCGCGAATAACCGACGAAGGCGTGACCTCTATGACGGATAGTGAAGAAGAGGGCGTACGTGACCATCTGCGCGATCTCGGATACACATGA
- a CDS encoding ISH3 family transposase produces MSTTQQADSEIHEDQLLNFLVNTLEEEVPLSLANNAEITTEGIYEVLVGACADGTSVSTLCASSQNGPAANTILYHLRTKFEPKRLERVANTLLRRDIVELLPEQVEVCADLHLRPYYGDEDDTENLYHSEAKRGTTAFHAYATLYARVKNKRYTLAVRRLEDGDTASSVLAEFLGVLDGLDADVKAVYLDRGFYDSKCLTLLQAHNYAYVVPIIQWGKTIQQELAEGWSRVIQHDLTGKLDGHSWTVEFPVYIDCTYLNGRYDDHGVARHGYAADAPFIETPRQARYHYSKRFGIESSYRLSEQAIATTTTRNATVRLLYVVVSLLLQNAWRYLHYEYVATPRRGGRRLWWWPYKEFVNMVRRAAWTALAVRRAVPANRPPDDRFHR; encoded by the coding sequence GTGTCTACGACCCAGCAAGCAGACAGTGAGATTCACGAGGACCAGCTTCTTAACTTTCTCGTCAACACCCTTGAGGAGGAAGTTCCGCTTTCCTTAGCCAATAACGCTGAAATCACTACTGAGGGCATCTATGAGGTCCTCGTCGGCGCTTGCGCCGACGGGACCTCTGTCTCTACGCTCTGTGCGTCGAGTCAGAACGGCCCCGCTGCCAACACGATCCTCTACCATCTCCGGACGAAGTTCGAGCCCAAACGGCTCGAACGAGTCGCTAACACGCTTCTTCGACGAGATATCGTCGAACTGCTTCCTGAGCAGGTGGAGGTCTGCGCAGACCTCCACCTGCGGCCCTACTACGGTGATGAAGACGACACGGAGAACCTCTATCACTCGGAAGCCAAGCGTGGAACCACCGCATTCCACGCCTACGCCACACTCTACGCGCGTGTGAAGAACAAACGATATACGCTGGCGGTGCGCCGTCTCGAAGACGGCGACACCGCCAGCAGTGTCCTCGCTGAGTTTCTTGGTGTACTCGACGGCCTTGACGCCGATGTCAAGGCCGTCTACCTTGATCGCGGATTCTACGACAGCAAGTGTCTCACGCTGTTGCAGGCGCACAACTACGCCTACGTGGTCCCGATCATTCAGTGGGGGAAGACGATTCAGCAGGAACTTGCGGAAGGGTGGAGTCGCGTCATTCAACACGATCTGACGGGGAAACTCGACGGTCACAGCTGGACCGTCGAGTTTCCCGTCTACATCGACTGTACGTACCTGAACGGACGGTACGACGACCACGGTGTGGCGCGTCACGGCTACGCCGCTGACGCGCCGTTTATCGAGACACCACGCCAGGCTCGATACCATTACTCGAAACGCTTCGGTATCGAGTCAAGCTATCGCTTGTCCGAGCAAGCGATAGCGACGACAACGACGCGAAACGCGACGGTGAGACTTCTGTACGTTGTGGTGAGTCTGCTCTTGCAGAATGCGTGGCGGTATCTGCACTACGAATACGTGGCGACGCCGCGCCGAGGCGGGCGTCGCCTCTGGTGGTGGCCGTACAAGGAGTTCGTGAATATGGTTCGGCGGGCTGCGTGGACGGCCCTCGCGGTGCGTCGGGCCGTCCCCGCGAATCGGCCACCTGACGACCGGTTCCACCGGTAG
- a CDS encoding sulfatase, whose amino-acid sequence MPENQNIILVSWDSVRADHLPLYGYDRETTPTLSQIAENGLVFDDPQVPAVGTPASFTGMFSGEHASGSMEYPNPKHWREANANRKFIQEYLQEEGYYTGGFHYNALVSSSFGWNRGWDIYEDHMWDEDDSTDSGWKKNVYEALQKVDLANFAVDFKRMAGGKEPPHWEQMWDDIAEFVEEAPEPFFLWVLLIDTHHPYYPPTEYHEWEQPGVRSTYAWNYAMRRYRTLVGERRQNIINAYDNTIRYADAFVEELREKLADEGYGEEPLIVHSDHGDEFGEHANYGHRPLMYDTVTRVPLVMENVEETGRISGPTSLLDLGSTILDIAGSDERPGARPSLLSDERVDRDVVTIQNVMEDGERMAAAVGEDWKVIYHPEGDWGAKEFPEESSVHHKAA is encoded by the coding sequence ATGCCTGAAAACCAGAACATCATTTTGGTATCGTGGGATAGCGTCCGTGCAGACCACTTACCACTGTACGGATACGACCGAGAGACGACTCCTACCCTAAGTCAGATAGCTGAAAATGGATTGGTGTTCGATGACCCTCAGGTCCCAGCTGTCGGGACGCCTGCAAGTTTCACGGGGATGTTCTCCGGGGAACATGCGAGCGGGAGCATGGAGTACCCGAACCCCAAACATTGGCGAGAAGCAAACGCAAACCGGAAATTCATCCAAGAATACCTACAGGAAGAGGGGTATTATACTGGAGGGTTCCACTACAACGCCTTAGTAAGTTCCTCCTTTGGCTGGAATCGTGGATGGGATATTTACGAGGACCATATGTGGGATGAGGATGATAGCACAGACTCCGGATGGAAGAAAAACGTCTACGAAGCCCTTCAAAAAGTAGACCTAGCGAACTTCGCCGTCGATTTCAAACGAATGGCTGGCGGGAAGGAGCCACCACATTGGGAGCAGATGTGGGATGATATTGCAGAATTTGTAGAAGAAGCACCAGAGCCATTCTTCCTGTGGGTGTTGCTAATCGACACTCATCACCCGTACTATCCACCCACAGAATATCACGAATGGGAGCAACCTGGCGTCCGTTCGACGTATGCATGGAATTACGCTATGCGTCGCTACCGAACCTTGGTTGGTGAACGCCGTCAGAATATAATCAACGCGTACGATAACACGATCAGGTACGCGGACGCGTTTGTAGAGGAACTCCGTGAGAAACTTGCCGATGAAGGCTACGGTGAAGAACCGCTGATTGTCCATAGCGACCACGGCGACGAGTTTGGCGAGCATGCGAACTACGGACATCGACCACTTATGTATGATACAGTTACGCGCGTGCCACTCGTCATGGAGAACGTTGAAGAGACCGGACGGATAAGCGGTCCTACGTCGCTACTTGATCTCGGAAGTACTATTCTGGATATTGCTGGTTCAGATGAGCGACCAGGTGCCCGCCCTTCATTACTGAGCGACGAACGCGTTGATCGTGATGTCGTAACCATTCAGAATGTGATGGAAGATGGCGAACGGATGGCTGCCGCTGTAGGCGAGGATTGGAAGGTGATATATCACCCTGAGGGCGACTGGGGTGCGAAGGAATTCCCAGAGGAAAGTTCAGTACATCACAAAGCCGCTTAG
- a CDS encoding glycosyltransferase family 4 protein: MEDERYSKLREVNPSLEDPRIICVGKYREKNGQDILVDAVAETSVGVTVDFVGPDTTDIVESEQIVTHGFVSEQRLIELFESASLMVFPAPVGAFPVATLEGLCSGLPVVTTPGVGTAALVRGVNPRLIADPTPSDMERAINWYFALPHEQRVELSHRASNYGSGFDEKTGLDAFAFEFANLLNDLGYDATNNA, encoded by the coding sequence GTGGAGGACGAACGATATTCGAAACTACGAGAGGTGAATCCGTCACTTGAGGACCCGCGAATTATATGTGTCGGGAAATATCGAGAGAAAAACGGACAGGATATACTGGTTGATGCTGTCGCAGAAACTAGCGTTGGGGTGACAGTCGACTTCGTCGGGCCAGACACGACCGACATCGTAGAGTCAGAGCAAATAGTGACTCACGGCTTCGTAAGTGAGCAGCGACTGATCGAGTTGTTCGAGTCAGCATCCCTAATGGTGTTCCCGGCACCGGTTGGGGCATTCCCAGTCGCGACACTAGAAGGGCTCTGCTCGGGGCTACCGGTTGTCACAACCCCTGGCGTCGGGACAGCCGCTCTGGTTCGTGGTGTAAACCCGCGTCTCATCGCCGACCCAACACCGTCAGACATGGAGCGTGCGATCAACTGGTATTTTGCGCTTCCACATGAACAACGAGTTGAACTCAGCCACCGTGCTTCCAATTATGGGTCCGGCTTCGACGAAAAAACAGGGCTAGACGCCTTCGCGTTTGAGTTCGCCAATCTGCTTAATGACTTAGGATACGACGCAACAAATAATGCCTGA
- a CDS encoding glycosyltransferase — MKAVVVHDGTIHPGGAVKVVTEATEALDADLYVGFSGKDRDWWTDKIPNEVSIIRTTSRSGTLNDIRTVRSMLNLDLREYDVVVTSGPATKFFQPYDDQVHVHYTHHPPLASLWFTGGLFSYLVKTIDRVETSAIPHLLANSELTATRVFRHYNREVDRIIPPPVDVTAFSPDANRTENQLVMVGRLEERKRPRVAVDAMRRLPEYTLKLIGDGPLRGEVERDAPSNVEILGYVDDATLRRTIEESVAGVFLAEREDFGITPIEYMAAGTPVVGVDEPNTNNQVDEETGVLVKPIPEDVAEGIRSVVQKDWNHREIRTKAEKYSAGRFRTDIRSFIETVCF; from the coding sequence ATGAAGGCGGTAGTAGTTCACGATGGAACCATCCATCCAGGGGGGGCGGTTAAAGTCGTAACTGAAGCCACCGAGGCCCTTGATGCCGATCTTTACGTGGGGTTTTCCGGAAAGGATAGAGATTGGTGGACCGATAAAATCCCGAACGAGGTTTCGATTATACGAACTACATCACGAAGTGGAACATTAAACGACATCCGAACTGTTCGATCGATGCTCAACCTAGATTTGCGTGAATACGATGTCGTCGTCACAAGTGGTCCGGCAACAAAATTCTTCCAGCCTTACGACGACCAGGTCCATGTCCATTACACTCATCACCCACCCCTCGCATCCTTATGGTTCACCGGCGGCTTGTTTTCCTACCTCGTTAAGACGATTGATCGGGTTGAAACCTCTGCTATTCCTCACCTACTTGCGAATAGTGAACTGACTGCCACCCGGGTTTTTCGGCATTACAACCGCGAAGTAGACCGGATAATTCCGCCACCAGTCGACGTTACAGCCTTTTCACCAGATGCTAACCGTACGGAGAACCAATTGGTGATGGTGGGTCGACTTGAAGAGCGAAAGCGGCCGAGGGTTGCTGTAGATGCGATGCGGAGGCTCCCAGAATATACGCTCAAATTGATTGGAGATGGGCCGCTTCGTGGAGAAGTTGAACGTGATGCTCCATCGAACGTTGAGATTCTCGGATACGTCGACGACGCAACGCTTAGACGGACGATCGAAGAGAGTGTCGCCGGTGTATTTCTGGCTGAACGAGAAGATTTCGGAATCACACCAATCGAGTACATGGCAGCGGGGACACCAGTTGTGGGAGTCGACGAGCCAAATACGAATAATCAGGTCGATGAAGAAACTGGGGTCCTTGTCAAGCCAATACCTGAGGATGTCGCGGAGGGGATTCGATCTGTTGTCCAGAAAGATTGGAACCATCGAGAAATTCGAACTAAGGCAGAAAAGTATAGTGCAGGGCGGTTTCGCACCGATATCCGGAGTTTCATCGAAACAGTGTGTTTTTAA
- the csg gene encoding HVO_2072 family ArtA-dependent S-layer glycoprotein: MTDTTNKLRAVFLTALMIGSVFAAGIAFTGTAAAANASSPENIQVGGQNNIDLSTTKQTEDVTFDISNLNPDNSGQTVEFTVSLDAANFEFSDANQVQVSNDVSISQNEQVNTDGEITFNLQPDSSGVDAGTITVDGAVIDASAASAGASSDLTVSVEDSGANDDSTSSATRSSAVTVIESTGPADGRSDDVDVGDGKYETVGPNSTVYQGEGDLEFVNDVSASSFERASGADQGVPLAMPIPEDQTTGTYDGPSPFGDGGLTVSTPRVTTLEVQNNAESDVSGGILNTQQQDASVYVEYNYDNAEDIELTVEDEDGLDVTDEIVDNTDTMNGDGRIDINPNAVDAGEYTFTVEGADDLDFGDATETVSVTISSSQTSTLSLASEEVVQGENLQYTIENSPEGNFHAVTIDSGDFRDVSVSNITNIMRNVGDTSETGIVDTDGNVYAAGDDLSSVNSIDDIDYTYGIVEIDGGNGVGSIETQYLDDSSVDIDLYEASGGYADDGTLSDSGTNPLADAETDDDTSFDVTEGDVSLDSPSGAYVVGSEVDVNGTANEGTNEVAIYARDNNDFQLVRIDGDRTIEVDSDNTFEEEDVTISEGDYGNNLLSLPGTYRLGVIDATDADTDDDSDGEVDNTLSTSDFNSGISSTSSLTVTDTELNGSFTTYNGQIATEDGQIDVEGTAPGQDTLVAAFVDSRGNVGAETVSVDNDGTFDKEDIQLVDRNGNPLSEGTVSAHLISPGRDDTFGEDYSLEENTVSDFADQIESYGSGSSTGNQVRDRILANTVDDTASDDLIVTQNIRLTSGLTTIESVDGVEAGGTLTVEGQTNRNPDDNTITVELLDQDGDSMTLASTEEWGTDGQWSVEMDLANVEPGEYTLEASDGDNTDRQDIEIVEEVEETTTAPSTTEAPSTTEAPSTTEAPSTTEAPSTTAAETTEPSGESGGGIPGFGMGIALIAVLGAALLALRQN; this comes from the coding sequence ATGACTGATACAACAAATAAGCTCCGCGCGGTCTTCCTGACTGCGCTGATGATCGGCTCCGTATTCGCAGCCGGCATCGCGTTCACAGGAACTGCCGCCGCGGCAAATGCCTCCAGTCCGGAGAACATCCAGGTTGGTGGGCAGAACAACATTGATCTGAGTACAACCAAGCAAACAGAGGATGTCACATTCGACATCAGCAACCTGAACCCGGACAACTCCGGTCAAACCGTCGAATTCACGGTGTCCCTTGACGCCGCTAACTTCGAATTCAGTGACGCTAACCAGGTTCAGGTTAGTAACGATGTCTCGATTAGCCAGAATGAGCAGGTGAACACTGACGGCGAAATCACGTTCAACCTGCAGCCCGACAGCAGTGGTGTCGACGCCGGCACGATCACCGTTGATGGTGCCGTCATCGACGCGTCCGCTGCTAGCGCTGGTGCTTCTTCTGACCTGACGGTTTCCGTTGAAGACTCTGGCGCAAACGATGACAGTACGTCCTCTGCCACCCGCTCCAGCGCGGTGACGGTTATTGAGTCGACTGGCCCGGCAGACGGTCGCTCCGACGACGTTGACGTCGGCGACGGCAAGTACGAGACCGTCGGTCCGAACTCGACCGTCTACCAGGGTGAAGGTGACCTTGAGTTCGTGAACGACGTGAGCGCAAGTAGCTTCGAGCGTGCAAGCGGCGCCGACCAGGGCGTCCCGCTCGCGATGCCGATCCCCGAAGACCAGACGACGGGCACCTACGACGGTCCGTCTCCCTTCGGTGACGGCGGCCTGACCGTCTCGACGCCGCGTGTGACGACGCTCGAAGTCCAGAACAACGCCGAGTCTGACGTCAGCGGCGGGATTCTGAACACGCAACAGCAGGACGCCTCGGTTTACGTCGAGTACAACTACGACAACGCTGAAGACATCGAGCTGACCGTCGAAGACGAAGACGGCCTTGATGTCACCGACGAAATCGTCGATAACACCGACACGATGAACGGCGACGGTCGCATCGACATCAACCCGAATGCTGTTGACGCCGGTGAGTACACGTTCACCGTCGAGGGCGCTGACGACCTCGACTTCGGGGACGCCACGGAGACGGTTTCCGTGACGATTTCGTCCTCGCAGACATCGACGCTGAGCCTGGCGTCTGAGGAGGTCGTGCAGGGTGAGAACCTCCAGTACACCATCGAAAACAGCCCGGAAGGCAACTTCCACGCAGTCACGATCGACTCCGGCGACTTCCGTGATGTCTCCGTGAGTAACATCACGAACATCATGCGGAACGTCGGTGACACCAGCGAAACCGGTATCGTCGACACTGACGGGAACGTTTACGCCGCTGGTGATGACCTCTCCAGTGTCAATAGCATCGACGACATCGACTACACGTACGGAATCGTCGAAATTGACGGCGGCAACGGTGTCGGGTCCATCGAGACGCAGTACCTCGATGACTCGTCCGTCGACATCGACCTCTACGAAGCCTCCGGTGGCTACGCAGATGACGGCACCCTCTCCGACTCCGGCACCAACCCGCTCGCTGACGCTGAAACCGACGACGATACGTCGTTCGACGTGACCGAGGGCGACGTTTCGCTTGACAGTCCCTCCGGTGCGTACGTCGTTGGCTCTGAAGTTGACGTCAACGGTACCGCGAACGAAGGTACCAACGAAGTCGCAATCTACGCTCGCGACAACAACGACTTCCAGCTCGTCCGCATCGACGGTGATCGGACGATCGAAGTCGACAGCGACAACACCTTCGAAGAGGAGGACGTCACAATCTCCGAGGGCGACTACGGCAACAACCTGCTTTCGCTCCCGGGCACCTACCGTCTGGGCGTGATTGACGCGACCGACGCCGACACTGACGATGATAGTGACGGCGAGGTCGACAATACCCTGTCGACATCCGACTTCAACAGTGGTATCAGCAGCACGTCCTCGCTGACGGTGACTGACACGGAGCTGAACGGTTCGTTCACGACGTACAACGGCCAGATCGCGACGGAGGACGGCCAGATTGACGTCGAAGGGACCGCACCCGGTCAGGACACTCTCGTCGCCGCATTTGTCGACTCCCGCGGGAACGTGGGCGCAGAGACGGTCTCCGTCGATAACGACGGAACCTTCGACAAGGAAGACATCCAGCTGGTTGACAGGAACGGGAACCCCCTGAGTGAAGGGACGGTTTCCGCGCACCTCATCTCGCCTGGTCGCGACGACACCTTCGGTGAAGACTACAGTCTCGAAGAGAATACCGTGAGTGACTTCGCGGATCAGATCGAGAGTTACGGAAGCGGTTCCAGCACGGGCAATCAGGTCCGTGACCGCATCCTCGCGAATACGGTTGACGACACGGCCAGCGACGACCTGATCGTCACCCAGAACATCCGTCTTACGTCTGGTCTCACCACCATCGAATCGGTTGATGGTGTCGAGGCTGGCGGGACCCTCACAGTTGAGGGGCAGACGAACCGCAATCCCGACGACAACACCATCACGGTCGAGCTCCTCGACCAGGATGGTGACTCGATGACGCTCGCAAGCACGGAGGAATGGGGCACTGACGGTCAGTGGTCCGTTGAGATGGATCTTGCGAACGTCGAACCTGGCGAGTACACGCTCGAAGCCTCCGACGGTGACAACACCGACCGTCAGGACATCGAGATCGTCGAGGAAGTCGAAGAGACGACGACGGCTCCGTCGACCACGGAAGCTCCGTCGACCACGGAAGCTCCGTCGACCACGGAAGCTCCGTCGACCACGGAAGCTCCGTCGACCACCGCAGCTGAGACGACGGAACCCTCCGGCGAGTCCGGCGGCGGCATCCCCGGCTTCGGCATGGGCATCGCGCTCATCGCCGTCCTCGGTGCTGCCCTGCTGGCACTCCGCCAGAACTAA
- a CDS encoding ABC transporter permease: MSLLSRFPSVLMAWRNLGRNRVRTALAALGIVIGVISIASLGMAGVAINQQATSQLGDIANEVTITAGDDSPEDGVTQAQLDEIESLVTDAAVVEQKTNDTDVSSRGEDVRVSVTGVTEASELYDVSSGEVPDRLQTGALLSNSTAQELGLELGDPVEYDGQLYRIRGLIESDGGFGFGGGQLVLPLSALSDQDQYDSVTVVAAGGDAVTSIGDRLDAHFNTDGRNEEELLSIQTSADIQGGITTFMNTLELALLGIGSISLFVASVAILNVMLMSTIERRGEIGVLRAVGIRRGEVLRMILTEAAFLGVLGGLVGALGSLGVGFLLFRVLTGDAMAVLAWESSRYLLYGFAFAVGASVISGLYPAWKAANDSPVEALRG, from the coding sequence ATGAGTCTGCTGTCGCGATTTCCGAGCGTGTTGATGGCGTGGCGCAACCTCGGCCGAAATCGCGTTCGAACCGCCCTCGCGGCACTCGGCATCGTCATCGGTGTGATTTCGATCGCGTCGCTGGGCATGGCTGGTGTCGCGATCAACCAACAGGCAACCTCCCAGTTGGGGGACATCGCCAACGAGGTAACGATCACGGCCGGCGATGACAGTCCCGAGGACGGCGTCACGCAGGCACAGCTCGACGAAATAGAGAGTCTTGTCACCGATGCCGCGGTCGTCGAGCAGAAAACAAACGACACCGACGTCTCTTCGAGAGGGGAGGACGTCCGGGTGAGCGTCACAGGAGTGACGGAGGCGAGCGAACTCTATGACGTCTCCTCGGGTGAGGTCCCAGACCGATTGCAGACCGGAGCCTTACTCTCGAATAGTACGGCCCAAGAACTGGGGCTTGAACTTGGCGACCCAGTCGAGTACGATGGCCAGCTCTATCGGATTCGGGGATTGATTGAGTCTGACGGTGGCTTTGGATTCGGTGGTGGGCAGCTCGTGTTGCCGCTGTCAGCACTGTCTGATCAAGACCAGTATGATTCGGTGACGGTTGTCGCGGCAGGCGGCGACGCAGTCACGTCGATCGGTGATCGGCTTGACGCCCATTTCAACACGGACGGGCGGAATGAAGAAGAACTGCTGAGCATCCAGACAAGCGCTGATATCCAGGGTGGCATCACCACGTTCATGAATACGCTTGAGTTGGCACTCCTCGGAATCGGGTCAATCTCGTTGTTCGTCGCGAGCGTCGCGATCTTGAACGTGATGTTAATGAGTACGATCGAACGACGCGGTGAGATCGGTGTACTTCGGGCGGTCGGCATTCGTCGTGGCGAGGTCCTCCGCATGATTCTGACTGAGGCCGCATTCCTCGGTGTACTCGGTGGACTGGTCGGCGCACTCGGCTCGCTAGGCGTTGGTTTCCTCCTGTTTCGTGTGCTCACTGGCGACGCGATGGCCGTGTTGGCGTGGGAGAGTTCTCGGTATCTCCTGTACGGATTCGCGTTCGCGGTTGGTGCGAGTGTGATCAGTGGCCTCTACCCCGCGTGGAAAGCAGCGAATGATTCGCCTGTTGAGGCGCTTCGGGGCTGA
- a CDS encoding ABC transporter ATP-binding protein: MSVIQLEDVVKRYQSGAETVDALKGIDFHADRGEMVTVVGPSGSGKSTMLNMIGLLDSPTAGSVFLDGRDVTDFSEDERTEERRAELGFIFQSFHLLPMLTAVENVELPSMWDTSVDRHDRAIELLKRVGLGDRLDHTPKQLSGGQKQRVAIARSLINQPDILLADEPTGNLDQDTGRTILEEMTRLKDEENIAIVAITHDKQLEQYSDRVVRIVDGVIQS; this comes from the coding sequence ATGAGTGTGATTCAGCTGGAGGATGTCGTCAAGCGCTATCAGAGTGGCGCTGAAACCGTCGACGCCCTGAAGGGCATCGACTTCCACGCCGATCGGGGGGAGATGGTTACTGTTGTCGGTCCATCCGGCTCCGGAAAGAGCACGATGCTCAACATGATCGGGTTACTGGATTCACCAACCGCCGGATCTGTATTCCTTGATGGGCGGGATGTTACTGACTTCAGTGAGGACGAACGCACGGAGGAACGACGAGCGGAACTGGGCTTCATCTTCCAGTCGTTCCACTTACTCCCGATGCTGACGGCCGTCGAGAACGTCGAGCTCCCCTCGATGTGGGATACGTCCGTTGACCGCCATGATCGCGCAATCGAGTTGTTGAAGCGGGTTGGTCTTGGTGATCGGCTCGATCATACGCCAAAACAGCTCTCTGGTGGCCAGAAACAACGCGTGGCAATCGCCCGCTCGCTCATCAACCAGCCCGATATTCTGCTCGCTGACGAGCCAACCGGCAACCTCGACCAAGATACGGGGCGGACAATTCTTGAGGAGATGACGCGGCTCAAAGACGAGGAAAACATCGCGATCGTTGCAATCACCCACGACAAGCAGCTAGAGCAGTATTCAGACCGAGTCGTTCGCATCGTGGATGGCGTGATTCAGTCATGA